A single region of the Phycisphaerae bacterium RAS1 genome encodes:
- the cenC_1 gene encoding Endoglucanase C precursor, with translation MRLIRTLARFGVATAAGVLSGRASFGQCLGVWTDVSSPGPSPRQDHAMVYDTLRDRIVLFGGFTAPGAIGDTWAWDQTGWTDLNATGPSPRSDHAMAYDSARDRVVLFGGYDGALDGETWEFDGSAWTLAATGGPSARRGHAMAYDSARQRVVMFGGVGSDGGTWEWDGASWVRMPDNGSPPTHRWGHGLAFDSLRNRTVLASGRDLGGFKTDTKSWNGSAWTSHAFTTAPTSETAGLAYDSFRDRVVSFGGWTGTSSSNNTREWNGVSTSWTTTTATTGRPPARQQLAIVYDPLHRRIVLFGGQSSTNQILGDTWIYQGPSAPLIIQQPMDVAVSSGQMAAFSVQVGTVPAPSYQWRRSGANLVDDGRIVGATTASLTIHDAQPADAGSYDVVLSNACGTQTSSAAVLTVQPAAAQGDLNCDGSVNVLDINPFVLALSDPAAYAGLYPGCMIENGDINGDGSVDVLDINPFVALLLP, from the coding sequence ATGCGGCTGATTCGAACGTTGGCTCGGTTTGGAGTAGCGACGGCGGCAGGCGTGTTGTCGGGCAGGGCGAGCTTCGGGCAGTGCCTGGGCGTCTGGACCGACGTTTCCAGCCCCGGCCCGTCGCCGCGGCAGGATCATGCGATGGTCTACGACACGCTGCGTGACCGAATCGTGCTCTTCGGCGGTTTCACCGCCCCGGGCGCGATTGGGGATACCTGGGCGTGGGACCAGACGGGCTGGACCGACTTGAACGCGACCGGTCCCAGTCCGCGATCGGATCATGCGATGGCGTACGACAGCGCCCGTGATCGCGTCGTGCTGTTCGGGGGATACGACGGCGCGCTGGATGGAGAAACCTGGGAGTTCGACGGCTCAGCCTGGACGCTTGCGGCTACCGGCGGACCCAGCGCGCGTCGCGGGCACGCAATGGCCTACGACTCTGCCCGACAGCGCGTTGTGATGTTCGGCGGCGTCGGCTCGGATGGCGGGACGTGGGAATGGGACGGCGCCTCGTGGGTCCGCATGCCCGACAACGGCAGTCCGCCGACGCACCGTTGGGGACACGGATTGGCGTTTGACAGCCTTCGGAACCGCACGGTTCTTGCCAGCGGGCGCGATCTGGGCGGCTTCAAGACGGACACAAAGAGCTGGAACGGCAGTGCCTGGACATCCCACGCATTCACGACCGCGCCAACGAGCGAAACCGCCGGCCTGGCGTATGACAGCTTTCGTGATCGCGTCGTCTCGTTCGGGGGCTGGACGGGCACGAGCTCCAGCAACAACACGCGCGAGTGGAACGGAGTCAGTACGAGCTGGACCACCACGACGGCGACGACCGGGCGCCCCCCGGCACGCCAGCAGCTTGCGATCGTGTACGACCCGCTCCATCGCCGCATCGTGCTCTTCGGCGGCCAGAGCTCGACCAACCAGATTCTCGGTGACACGTGGATTTACCAGGGGCCGTCAGCGCCGCTGATCATCCAACAGCCGATGGATGTCGCCGTCTCCAGCGGACAAATGGCGGCATTCAGCGTGCAGGTCGGCACGGTCCCCGCGCCCTCGTACCAGTGGCGGCGAAGCGGCGCCAACCTGGTTGACGACGGGCGGATCGTCGGCGCGACGACGGCGAGTCTGACCATCCATGACGCCCAGCCCGCCGACGCCGGGAGCTACGACGTCGTTCTCAGCAACGCCTGCGGCACGCAGACCAGCAGCGCGGCCGTTCTGACCGTGCAACCGGCGGCCGCACAGGGCGACCTGAATTGTGACGGCAGCGTGAATGTGCTGGATATCAACCCGTTTGTGTTGGCGCTGTCTGATCCCGCGGCGTATGCGGGTCTCTACCCCGGGTGCATGATTGAGAACGGCGACATCAACGGCGACGGAAGCGTCGACGTGCTCGACATCAACCCGTTCGTCGCCCTGCTGTTGCCGTAA
- a CDS encoding Biopolymer transport protein ExbD/TolR — protein MRRHLTPTGDNVPNLAPMVDVIMVLLVFFLLGASFELVREGLLKTELDPASGPGGGAMVEINPRVRIALLDAGAAAVTIMLMDEQIAGGDFERLHAALQEKRLSGADTENPVVIGADPTVRWQFVIKAMDATVRAGFKNVQFAVSFRPGAVGGAGAGP, from the coding sequence ATGAGACGCCACCTGACGCCCACCGGCGACAACGTGCCGAACCTGGCCCCGATGGTCGACGTCATCATGGTTCTGCTGGTGTTCTTCCTGCTGGGCGCCTCGTTTGAGCTGGTGCGCGAGGGTTTGCTCAAGACCGAGCTCGACCCCGCCAGCGGGCCGGGCGGTGGCGCGATGGTCGAGATCAACCCGCGCGTGCGGATCGCCCTGCTCGACGCCGGCGCGGCCGCCGTGACCATCATGCTCATGGACGAGCAGATCGCCGGCGGCGACTTCGAACGGCTGCACGCGGCGTTGCAGGAAAAGCGCCTGTCGGGCGCCGATACCGAGAACCCGGTGGTGATCGGCGCCGATCCGACGGTGCGCTGGCAATTCGTGATCAAGGCGATGGACGCCACCGTGCGGGCCGGATTCAAGAACGTGCAATTCGCGGTGAGTTTCCGGCCGGGGGCGGTCGGCGGGGCGGGGGCCGGGCCTTGA
- a CDS encoding Biopolymer transport protein ExbD/TolR, producing MKFRPPKPFAMTLNLAPMVDVMMCLIVFFLLATRLVDVEHQPILLPYAEAAATDDRHDAGPEVVINVRLSKSGDPDTPEFVVADWDGKRIVERLLQPADVDAYLAGRASQASRDGERVRCVIRADRHVMYQHVEVVLRACGLSKISDVVFSANAGREPEATP from the coding sequence ATGAAATTCCGCCCGCCCAAGCCATTCGCGATGACGCTCAATCTCGCCCCGATGGTGGACGTGATGATGTGCCTCATCGTCTTTTTCCTGCTCGCCACGCGCCTGGTCGACGTCGAGCACCAGCCCATTCTGCTGCCCTACGCGGAAGCCGCTGCCACCGATGATCGTCACGACGCCGGCCCGGAAGTGGTCATCAACGTCCGCCTGTCGAAATCCGGCGACCCCGACACGCCCGAGTTCGTGGTGGCCGATTGGGATGGAAAGCGAATCGTGGAGCGGCTGCTCCAGCCCGCCGACGTCGATGCGTATCTTGCCGGGCGCGCGTCTCAGGCGTCACGCGACGGCGAGCGCGTCCGCTGCGTGATCCGCGCTGATCGCCACGTGATGTACCAGCACGTCGAGGTCGTGCTGCGCGCCTGTGGACTGTCCAAAATCTCCGATGTCGTCTTCAGCGCAAACGCCGGACGCGAGCCGGAGGCGACGCCATGA
- a CDS encoding colicin uptake protein TolQ, translated as MISPGRALLAISLWLAAAAPALAQAPQNRQTMLDIFLAGIELPSYLIIAGSLVVCALVVEHFITVRRITIAPPEQVLRAKRQIEGRSFRECVETLQKSQTFFARVMSAALAHARHGFDAMHEAALEKSGELSGRLFRKAEYLNIIGNLGPLLGLLGTVLGMIKAFGDLGAGGGASGGKLAEGISEALVNTFLGLAVAIVGIGFFGACRNRIDSLTVEATVDALDLLEYFRPAATGAAATAVQSVADPVRRPTVSSAEPPRPSPAPASRPAGAAPPAAAGTST; from the coding sequence ATGATCAGCCCAGGACGGGCGCTACTGGCGATCAGCCTATGGCTCGCCGCCGCCGCGCCGGCGCTGGCCCAGGCGCCGCAAAACCGTCAGACGATGCTGGACATTTTCCTGGCCGGCATCGAGTTGCCGTCGTATCTCATCATCGCCGGCTCGCTGGTTGTGTGCGCGCTGGTGGTGGAGCATTTCATCACCGTGCGGCGCATCACGATCGCCCCGCCGGAACAGGTCCTGCGCGCCAAACGGCAGATCGAGGGCCGCAGCTTCCGCGAGTGCGTCGAGACGCTGCAAAAGAGCCAGACCTTTTTCGCCCGCGTCATGAGCGCCGCGCTGGCCCACGCCCGCCACGGCTTCGACGCCATGCACGAGGCCGCCCTCGAAAAATCCGGCGAGCTGAGCGGCCGCCTCTTCCGAAAGGCCGAGTACCTGAACATCATCGGGAACCTCGGCCCGCTGCTGGGCCTGCTGGGCACCGTGCTGGGCATGATCAAGGCCTTCGGCGATCTGGGCGCCGGCGGAGGCGCCAGCGGCGGGAAGCTCGCCGAGGGCATCAGCGAAGCGCTCGTCAACACGTTTCTAGGATTGGCGGTCGCCATCGTCGGCATCGGGTTCTTCGGCGCCTGCCGCAATCGCATTGACTCACTCACCGTCGAAGCCACCGTCGACGCGCTCGATCTGCTCGAGTACTTCCGCCCGGCTGCAACCGGCGCAGCGGCGACCGCCGTGCAGAGCGTCGCCGACCCGGTTCGCCGGCCGACGGTCTCCTCCGCCGAGCCGCCGCGACCCAGCCCGGCGCCGGCGTCGCGTCCGGCAGGGGCGGCGCCGCCGGCTGCGGCAGGCACTTCAACGTAG
- the ykfA gene encoding putative murein peptide carboxypeptidase yields the protein MAKKRDAHPDRIHLLAHANPLGKDIVRFGFGELSEYIDFIARQTPRGYRVTYSQRVFEAEEDVPRGGRRDDAERVRDLQHALDDPRTAAIVALSGGAYFGRILPHLNFEGLKRRRTPLWVMGFSEMTTLVNIVASYPCGRGLYWLCPNYLAWKIDPPEAARAAFAEFWTMLPAVLSDGSLPPTPRRAARASHPADMRNAHAGRHSGDGRADAPRFRHLRSNGAPISGQLISGKITGRRARVIGGCLSVLAAALPGLRSVRPRNCWLAIEDLREEPYRIDRYLATLKLAGWFERLAGVIVGDFHTADEDLQATVAEYLHFHLPRGAQTPVVLTRDVGHVWPMSPLPINRSLRIGVDGRRVSFSI from the coding sequence GTGGCCAAGAAGCGTGACGCCCATCCCGATCGCATCCACCTGCTCGCGCATGCCAACCCGCTGGGCAAAGACATCGTGCGCTTCGGCTTCGGCGAGCTGAGCGAGTACATCGACTTCATCGCCCGCCAGACGCCCCGCGGCTATCGCGTCACGTATTCGCAGCGCGTCTTCGAAGCTGAGGAGGACGTCCCCCGCGGCGGGCGGCGCGATGACGCCGAGCGCGTTCGCGATTTGCAGCACGCGCTGGACGACCCGCGGACGGCGGCCATCGTGGCGCTCTCGGGCGGAGCCTATTTCGGGCGGATCCTGCCACATCTGAACTTTGAAGGACTAAAGCGCCGCCGCACGCCGCTATGGGTGATGGGCTTCAGCGAGATGACGACGCTCGTGAATATCGTGGCGAGCTACCCGTGCGGGCGCGGGCTGTACTGGCTGTGTCCGAACTACCTGGCGTGGAAGATCGATCCGCCCGAGGCGGCGCGGGCGGCGTTCGCCGAGTTCTGGACGATGCTGCCGGCTGTGCTTTCGGACGGCTCATTGCCGCCCACGCCGCGGCGTGCGGCCCGCGCCAGCCATCCGGCGGACATGCGCAACGCACACGCCGGCCGCCATTCAGGCGACGGACGGGCGGACGCGCCGCGGTTCCGGCATCTGCGTTCGAACGGTGCGCCGATCAGCGGCCAGCTCATCAGCGGAAAGATCACGGGCCGGCGGGCGCGGGTCATCGGCGGCTGCCTGAGCGTGCTGGCCGCCGCCCTGCCGGGCCTGCGCAGCGTGCGCCCGAGGAACTGCTGGCTGGCGATCGAAGACCTGAGGGAAGAGCCTTACCGGATCGATCGCTACCTGGCGACGCTGAAGCTTGCCGGCTGGTTTGAACGGCTGGCGGGCGTCATCGTGGGAGATTTTCACACCGCGGATGAAGACCTGCAGGCGACGGTCGCCGAGTATCTGCATTTTCACCTGCCGCGCGGGGCGCAGACGCCGGTCGTCCTGACGCGCGACGTGGGGCACGTGTGGCCGATGTCGCCGCTGCCGATCAATCGCTCGCTGCGAATTGGCGTAGACGGCCGACGGGTTTCGTTTTCGATTTGA